A part of Fusarium graminearum PH-1 chromosome 3, whole genome shotgun sequence genomic DNA contains:
- a CDS encoding VTS1 protein yields MSGNHVIGNRNSTPEANNTSTLRPPSSRAIGSGHSLRASADMASLTGPSPSNRIRPSSDFYGQAQQNLGPNNAESDSQDKIAQQWIADIDQYETTLEEMAAATLDQDFKDELSAIEQWFRVLSEAERTAALYALLQQTTQVQIRFFIQVLQQMGKNHPLSGVLSPASFDKDPMSNRLSDAMNKLNVDSARNSMARSSVIAPSTKRHSGLDPTTISAMFPDAAAAIATEKAKFTQQTGNPPSSNRNSIALDHRSSMAAPSISAPQDGRDAGPAGSSPWNSGGNGDTSAKPSSSQTPMGQFVQPTPSGGLRSPRPQLSSNNTIQQTTLNAPDKTPADLPLLSPYNAGSGNWASMVNTPMTSTFNAAATGGNQADMVANATAMKLAALSTVNNRFALDDVRKYRRARSNDGTPGQNPVPTGPQPGINMPNANVVMINEHGQVLSREQIMALQAQQSLGMGGQRSRPSSPGLAMQPGLAHMAPFTSPQNNGFLSAYDVSSPLLSAGMQSVNMGSLGMGGHEGYLSDHSDMVRGRSPRGRRGSSKPPEDPTDPTLLQDIPSWLRSLRLHKYTDNLKDMKWTDLIELDDKALEERGVNALGARRKMLKVFEQVKEAKADGKLG; encoded by the exons ATGTCTGGAAACCACGTCATCGGAAACAGGAATAGTACTCCCGAGGCTAACAACACCTCAACTTTGCGACCACCTTCTTCGAGAGCTATTGGCTCCGGACACTCACTTCGCGCCTCAGCCGACATGGCATCACTCACTGGCCCTTCTCCGTCCAACCGCATTCGACCGTCTTCAGACTTTTACGGTCAGGCTCAGCAGAATCTTGGCCCGAACAATGCCGAGTCAGACTCTCAGGACAAGATTGCTCAGCAATGGATTGCCGACATCGATCAGTACGAGACGACACTGGAGGAGATGGCTGCCGCGACCCTCGATCAGGATTTCAAGGACGAGCTCAGCGCCATCGAGCAATGGTTCCGTGTCCTGAGCGAGGCTGAGCGTACTGCTGCCCTGTATGCTTTGCTGCAACAGACAACCCAAGTCCAAATTCGCTTCTTCATTCAGGTGCTTCAACAGATGGGTAAGAATCATCCGCTATCAGGGGTCCTCTCTCCTGCTAGTTTCGACAAAG atcccatgtccaaccgTCTTAGTGATGCTATGAACAAACTGAATGTCGACTCTGCCCGGAACTCCATGGCGCGGAGCTCGGTCATCGCCCCATCAACCAAACGACACTCCGGACTCGATCCCACAACCATCAGTGCCATGTTCCCCGACGCCGCAGCTGCTATCGCGACCGAGAAGGCCAAATTCACCCAGCAGACTGGAAACCCACCTTCATCGAACCGCAACAGCATCGCTCTGGATCATCGATCATCCATGGCCGCCCCTTCCATCAGTGCGCCTCAGGATGGTCGTGATGCCGGGCCTGCTGGTTCATCGCCTTGGAATAGTGGCGGGAACGGAGACACCTCTGCCAAGCCATCATCTAGCCAGACACCAATGGGCCAATTCGTGCAGCCGACACCTTCAGGTGGTCTTCGATCACCCCGTCCCCAGTTGTCGAGCAACAATACGATCCAGCAAACAACACTCAATGCCCCTGATAAAACCCCTGCAGATCTGCCTTTGCTGTCACCCTACAATGCTGGCAGCGGTAACTGGGCTTCTATGGTCAACACACCAATGACCAGTACTTTCAATGCAGCTGCCACTGGTGGTAATCAAGCTGACATGGTTGCTAATGCCACAGCCATGAAGCTTGCGGCCCTGTCGACAGTCAACAACCGGTTCGCACTTGATGATGTACGAAAGTATCGTCGTGCTAGATCCAATGACGGAACACCGGGTCAGAACCCTGTGCCTACTGGTCCCCAGCCTGGCATCAATATGCCGAATGCTAATGTGGTCATGATTAACGAGCATGGACAAGTACTCAGCCGGGAGCAGATCATGGCTCTTCAAGCGCAGCAGAGCCTCGGTATGGGTGGCCAGCGTTCTCGTCCTAGCTCTCCTGGGCTCGCCATGCAACCTGGCCTTGCTCACATGGCCCCTTTTACCTCACCGCAAAACAATGGCTTCCTCAGCGCATATGATGTGTCGTCGCCACTGTTGAGCGCTGGCATGCAATCTGTCAACATGGGTAGCCTTGGTATGGGAGGTCATGAGGGTTATCTGTCAGACCATTCTGACATGGTCCGTGGACGATCTCCCCGTGGGCGTCGGGGCAGCTCGAAGCCTCCGGAGGATCCTACCGACCCAACCCTTCTACAGGACATCCCTAGCTGGCTGCGAAGTCTTCGTCTTCACAAATACACCGACAATCTCAAGGACATGAAGTGGACGGATCTCATTGAGCTAGAcgacaaggctcttgaggagCGCGGCGTGAACGCTCTCGGTGCGCGCCGAAAGATGCTCAAGGTCTTCGAGCAGGTCAAGG AAGCCAAAGCCGATGGAAAACTGGGCTAG
- a CDS encoding betaine aldehyde dehydrogenase produces MTFPSDIHTFHSGRPQPESSSKSNTFVSVDPSNAKPLATIYTTTSEQLNQTVAAAQAAFPAWSQTPAPRRAAILLKAASILRERNDELALTETLDTGKPWSETSTVDVVTGADVLEYYAHMAAGSFPGQNTRLRPDAFVLTTHEPLGVCAGIGAWNYPIQIALWKSAPCLAAGNCMVYKPSEVTPLHAETLAQIYIEAGVPPGVFNVVYGDGIAVGAPLVAHSGIAKVSFTGQVSTGSKVASQAVTDMKGVTMELGGKSPLVILPDADVEDAADTAMVANFFSTGQVCTNGTRVFVPDTLLSQVEEAIVQRCREGIRMGLPRKTETNFGPMVSAAQQEKVKMYIQHGRTVDKAKVLFNGSQEASMPQPTSDGFWVHPVVFTNCTDDMRVTREEIFGPVMCIMPYKTQGRPRQEWLSDLIARANDTPMGLAAGVVSSDVGLAQEVVQKLDAGITWINTWGESPAEMPVGGWKMSGIGLENGHEGISAYMRTKSTLIQLGRGACKGVFSKL; encoded by the coding sequence ATGACGTTCCCATCCGATATTCACACTTTCCACTCGGGACGACCTCAGCCCGAGTCATCGTCAAAATCCAATACTTTTGTATCGGTCGATCCAAGCAACGCAAAACCCCTTGCAACTATCTACACCACCACATCAGAACAACTCAACCAGACAGTCGCAGCTGCCCAAGCTGCGTTCCCTGCCTGGTCCCAAACTCCAGCTCCTCGACGTGCTGCCATTCTCCTCAAGGCGGCCTCTATCCTACGTGAGCGCAATGATGAGCTTGCATTGACCGAGACGCTTGATACTGGCAAGCCTTGGTCAGAGACTTCGACCGTTGACGTTGTAACCGGCGCCGACGTTCTCGAGTACTACGCACACATGGCCGCAGGCAGCTTTCCTGGCCAAAACACTCGTCTTCGCCCGGACGCCTTTGTCCTTACAACCCATGAGCCCCTTGGCGTTTGTGCTGGCATTGGTGCTTGGAATTATCCCATTCAGATCGCTCTCTGGAAGTCAGCGCCATGCCTGGCCGCTGGTAACTGTATGGTCTACAAGCCCAGTGAGGTCACACCCCTTCATGCCGAAACACTCGCCCAAATCTACATTGAGGCTGGTGTCCCTCCAGGAGTATTCAATGTTGTATACGGCGACGGTATCGCCGTAGGCGCACCCCTCGTGGCTCATAGTGGCATTGCCAAGGTGAGCTTCACCGGTCAAGTAAGCACAGGCAGCAAGGTTGCCAGCCAAGCAGTCACAGATATGAAGGGTGTTACTATGGAGCTGGGAGGAAAGAGCCCTCTCGTTATTCTACCTGATGCCGACGTGGAGGACGCGGCCGACACCGCCATGGTcgccaacttcttctccaccGGTCAAGTGTGCACCAACGGAACCCGTGTGTTTGTCCCAGACACGCTTCTCTCCCAGGTGGAGGAAGCCATTGTCCAGCGATGTCGAGAGGGAATCCGCATGGGTCTGCCACGAAAGACCGAGACCAACTTCGGTCCCATGGTTAGCGCCGCACAACAGGAGAAGGTCAAAATGTACATTCAACACGGTCGCACAgtggacaaggccaaggttcTATTCAATGGTTCTCAAGAGGCCAGCATGCCACAGCCAACTTCTGACGGCTTTTGGGTTCACCCCGTTGTCTTTACCAACTGCACCGACGACATGCGCGTGACGAGAGAAGAGATCTTTGGTCCAGTCATGTGCATTATGCCTTATAAGACACAGGGACGCCCTCGTCAAGAGTGGCTATCAGACCTCATCGCCCGAGCCAACGATACCCCAATGGGacttgctgctggtgttgtctCTTCTGACGTCGGCTTGGCGCAAGAAGTCGTTCAAAAGCTCGACGCTGGTATTACCTGGATTAACACTTGGGGTGAATCTCCCGCGGAGATGCCTGTTGGAGGTTGGAAGATGAGTGGCATAGGCTTGGAGAACGGCCATGAGGGCATCTCAGCCTACATGAGGACGAAGAGCACACTGATCCAGCTGGGTAGGGGAGCCTGCAAGGGTGTTTTCTCCAAATTGTAG